One genomic segment of Catalinimonas alkaloidigena includes these proteins:
- a CDS encoding ABC transporter permease: protein MKALIQQMKWQFMIMSRNNIISISIVVTVIYALMFFALKGLENMDKVLTLLILNDPAIIGMFFIGLSVIMERNQQVLSALFVTPINHHIYLLSRILALSIVGWLCALGMALAAVGTSFHFLHFSVGTFGICILACLAGLYLVCYTSEFMHFTLRSIPLLMIFVNLPLLNYFGVTDIWFFRLMPSYGSLNLIANAHQGPLAWPELIFSYGVLVGWSALLYWGVYRLFMSKIVNA from the coding sequence ATGAAAGCATTGATACAACAGATGAAATGGCAGTTCATGATCATGAGCCGCAACAATATCATCTCCATCAGCATAGTGGTCACTGTGATTTACGCACTCATGTTCTTTGCCCTGAAAGGATTAGAGAATATGGATAAAGTACTTACCCTGCTGATCCTGAATGATCCGGCCATCATCGGTATGTTTTTTATCGGGCTGTCGGTAATTATGGAGAGGAATCAGCAGGTCCTTTCTGCTTTGTTTGTGACCCCCATCAATCATCATATCTACCTGCTCTCACGTATACTTGCTTTGTCCATTGTAGGCTGGCTGTGTGCGTTGGGCATGGCCCTGGCAGCCGTAGGTACTTCTTTTCATTTCTTACACTTTTCTGTCGGGACTTTCGGGATTTGTATACTTGCCTGCCTGGCGGGTTTGTATCTGGTCTGCTACACTTCAGAATTTATGCACTTTACGCTACGGTCCATCCCCCTGCTGATGATCTTTGTCAACCTGCCCCTGCTTAATTATTTTGGGGTAACCGACATCTGGTTTTTCCGGCTCATGCCTTCTTATGGCAGCCTGAACCTTATTGCCAATGCTCATCAAGGCCCACTCGCATGGCCTGAGCTAATCTTTAGCTATGGGGTCCTCGTAGGATGGTCAGCCTTGCTGTATTGGGGAGTGTACCGCCTCTTTATGTCCAAAATTGTAAATGCCTGA
- a CDS encoding DUF4230 domain-containing protein, which translates to MRTTSYHMISWLFVGFLCLSACQQDKRGLVVGKIQNASDLATTEFTVDKIVHGTKTRKLSWFIKLSEARFLAYSQAKIKSGIDLSKIEQEDIVIEGKRISLQLPPVEVINFSYPPSSFVEDSLISDTRAFLNTISIEDQEEFFRQAELDIRSNLEYMGIVETTQEHTRTLLRQLLKALDYEEIYITFKSNKLVIDQVNLLSAEESSEDDD; encoded by the coding sequence ATGCGGACAACAAGTTACCATATGATCTCCTGGCTTTTTGTTGGGTTCCTCTGCCTGTCAGCATGCCAACAGGATAAACGGGGATTGGTAGTCGGTAAAATTCAGAATGCCAGTGACCTGGCTACTACGGAATTTACGGTAGACAAAATTGTGCATGGCACCAAAACCCGTAAGCTTTCCTGGTTTATCAAGCTGAGTGAAGCCCGCTTCCTGGCTTATTCACAGGCCAAAATTAAATCGGGCATAGACCTAAGTAAGATTGAGCAGGAAGATATAGTAATAGAAGGTAAACGTATTAGCCTGCAACTGCCCCCGGTGGAGGTAATTAACTTCTCTTATCCCCCTTCCAGCTTCGTGGAAGATTCGCTGATTTCTGATACCCGTGCCTTTCTGAATACCATCAGTATAGAAGATCAGGAAGAATTTTTTCGGCAGGCTGAGCTGGACATCCGCAGCAATCTGGAATACATGGGCATCGTAGAGACCACGCAGGAGCATACCCGCACTTTACTCAGGCAGTTGCTCAAAGCTTTGGACTATGAGGAAATTTATATCACGTTCAAAAGTAATAAACTCGTGATTGACCAGGTAAATCTGCTATCGGCAGAGGAAAGTTCAGAAGATGATGATTAG
- a CDS encoding TetR/AcrR family transcriptional regulator — translation MPRETFHKLKEEKKKKLIDGFLREFSIKTYDEASLSSAVKSLGIAKGSIYQYFDNKLDLFLFLVGECSAVKQTYIGHLKREDFPDFWTYFKALYEEGVKFDLENPLQSHFLHSLAKNINSPSIQEINDKFQEQTIAAFAEMIRYEVTHGHFRDDLPLSTMAFFLYKTSLSINDHMQLFYDVNPEVSIQKKMAVYADQKDQLLMKTVDEYVHLLRQAFDPQSND, via the coding sequence ATGCCTAGAGAAACCTTTCATAAACTCAAAGAAGAAAAGAAAAAAAAGCTGATAGATGGCTTTCTGAGGGAATTTAGCATCAAAACCTACGATGAAGCATCGCTTAGCTCAGCAGTCAAATCACTGGGCATAGCCAAGGGAAGTATCTATCAGTACTTTGACAACAAGCTGGACCTCTTTCTTTTTCTGGTGGGGGAATGTAGCGCGGTGAAGCAAACATACATTGGTCACCTGAAAAGAGAAGATTTTCCTGATTTCTGGACGTATTTCAAAGCTTTGTATGAAGAAGGAGTGAAATTTGACCTGGAAAATCCGCTGCAAAGCCATTTTCTGCACAGCCTGGCAAAAAATATCAACTCCCCTTCTATCCAGGAGATCAATGATAAATTTCAGGAGCAGACCATTGCAGCTTTTGCCGAGATGATCCGCTATGAAGTGACACATGGACATTTCAGAGATGATCTTCCACTGAGCACCATGGCATTCTTTCTCTATAAAACCAGCCTGAGTATCAATGATCATATGCAGCTATTCTATGATGTAAATCCGGAAGTAAGTATCCAAAAAAAGATGGCTGTGTATGCGGATCAGAAAGACCAGCTGCTTATGAAAACTGTAGACGAATATGTTCATCTGCTTCGTCAGGCATTTGACCCCCAGTCCAATGATTAA
- a CDS encoding aldo/keto reductase, protein MKPVAYLPRRDFLKTTTASLSGLCLMPDIAAFENKERIFRTIPSTGERIPAIGMGSWLTFDVGSSESERAPMRKVLRTFADLGGGVIDSSPMYGSSQKVIGALAEELGVKDKLWVATKVWTNGEQAGKSQIDESVSLFHKWPALEQVHNIRDSKTHIRTLRELKDKGKLKYVGVTHYVDAAHDELAKLIRSEPLDFIQINLSVRGTAAEDYLLPLAADKGVAVIINQPFETKALFRTVGGVPLPPWAGEWDMPNWASFFLKYIISNPHVSCTIPATTQVAHVKENMAAGYAPLPDALTRKKMTTYYNQHTQ, encoded by the coding sequence ATGAAGCCTGTAGCATATTTGCCACGTAGAGATTTTTTAAAAACTACCACTGCCTCGCTGTCAGGCTTGTGTCTGATGCCGGATATAGCTGCTTTTGAGAACAAAGAGCGCATCTTTCGTACCATTCCCTCTACGGGTGAACGTATCCCAGCTATCGGTATGGGTTCCTGGCTTACCTTTGATGTAGGCAGCTCGGAGAGCGAGCGTGCTCCCATGCGAAAGGTTTTACGCACTTTTGCCGACTTAGGCGGAGGCGTGATTGACAGTTCGCCCATGTATGGCAGTTCTCAAAAGGTGATTGGAGCATTAGCAGAAGAGTTAGGTGTAAAGGATAAACTCTGGGTAGCTACCAAAGTCTGGACTAATGGGGAACAGGCAGGAAAATCCCAGATTGACGAATCAGTCAGTCTCTTTCATAAATGGCCTGCATTAGAGCAGGTACATAATATCCGGGATTCCAAGACACACATCCGTACGCTGAGAGAGCTCAAGGATAAAGGGAAACTCAAATATGTGGGTGTTACCCATTATGTGGATGCTGCTCATGATGAGCTGGCTAAACTGATACGTAGCGAGCCTTTGGATTTTATACAAATCAATCTTTCTGTACGGGGCACTGCTGCTGAAGATTATCTCTTGCCACTAGCAGCCGATAAAGGTGTAGCCGTGATCATCAACCAGCCTTTTGAGACCAAAGCGCTTTTTCGTACAGTCGGGGGCGTGCCGCTTCCTCCCTGGGCCGGAGAGTGGGACATGCCCAACTGGGCCTCTTTCTTTTTAAAATATATCATCTCCAATCCGCATGTGAGCTGTACCATTCCTGCTACCACGCAGGTGGCGCATGTAAAGGAAAATATGGCTGCCGGATACGCACCGCTGCCCGATGCTCTTACCAGAAAAAAAATGACTACATACTATAACCAACATACACAATGA
- a CDS encoding ectonucleotide pyrophosphatase/phosphodiesterase, whose translation MTRSLLLLLSPAMLLLAGCNKALIQDVQPYVLMISFDGFRYDYVQDHDMPHFEEFIETGASAERLLPSFPSKTFPNHYTLVTGMYPGRHGLVDNTFYCPDLEKGYAVSNREAVENPNFYGGTPLWQLAQSQGLKAASYFWVGSEAPIQGMYPDYYYRYDEDVPNKERVDQVMEWLRLPEAERPRLISLYFSFIDTQGHQYGGESEEIAEALQEADALLGSIMEKLQHISLPVNVIVVSDHGMYTMEESVQTIISSQAITEKLADADIKAANGGSQLHIYTKDQAQAENIYQILKADKGAYDIYTRQQFPEDWHYEHTAAGDLLLTAKPGFYFKNLSQEEIRKRYAQPAYAGVHGYDPDVVDEMGGIFYAHGPQIKAGKRLPAFRNIHVYPLVAQLLGLSVPKDIDGRGAVLQSIIKK comes from the coding sequence ATGACACGTTCTTTACTGCTCCTGCTATCTCCTGCCATGCTACTACTGGCGGGCTGCAATAAAGCATTGATCCAGGATGTCCAGCCCTATGTGCTGATGATCTCTTTTGATGGCTTCAGGTATGATTATGTGCAGGACCATGACATGCCTCATTTTGAAGAGTTTATTGAAACCGGAGCTTCCGCTGAGCGCCTGCTCCCGTCCTTTCCCAGCAAAACATTTCCTAATCATTATACATTGGTTACAGGCATGTATCCGGGGCGTCATGGGCTGGTAGACAATACTTTTTACTGCCCCGATTTAGAGAAAGGATATGCGGTCAGCAATCGAGAAGCAGTTGAAAACCCAAACTTTTATGGAGGCACTCCTCTTTGGCAACTGGCACAGTCTCAGGGTTTGAAAGCAGCGTCTTACTTTTGGGTAGGCTCTGAAGCCCCTATACAGGGCATGTATCCGGATTATTACTACCGTTATGATGAGGATGTACCAAACAAGGAGCGGGTAGATCAGGTCATGGAATGGCTCCGTCTGCCCGAAGCAGAAAGGCCCCGCCTGATCAGCCTGTATTTTTCATTTATTGATACACAGGGACATCAATATGGAGGGGAGTCAGAAGAAATCGCGGAAGCTTTGCAAGAAGCAGATGCACTCCTGGGCAGTATTATGGAAAAGCTTCAACATATTTCTCTGCCGGTCAATGTAATTGTGGTTTCTGATCATGGCATGTATACCATGGAAGAATCGGTACAGACAATTATTTCTAGCCAGGCGATTACAGAAAAGTTAGCGGATGCGGATATTAAAGCGGCGAATGGAGGCTCACAATTGCACATCTATACCAAAGACCAGGCGCAGGCAGAAAACATATATCAAATACTGAAAGCTGATAAAGGCGCTTATGATATTTACACCCGCCAGCAGTTTCCGGAAGACTGGCATTATGAGCATACTGCCGCCGGAGATTTGTTACTGACGGCAAAGCCCGGCTTCTACTTTAAAAATCTGTCCCAGGAGGAGATAAGAAAAAGGTATGCCCAGCCTGCTTATGCAGGAGTACATGGCTATGATCCGGATGTGGTGGATGAAATGGGTGGTATTTTTTATGCCCATGGCCCCCAGATCAAGGCAGGGAAACGACTGCCGGCCTTCAGAAATATACATGTGTACCCGCTGGTAGCCCAACTACTGGGGCTAAGTGTCCCCAAAGACATTGATGGCAGGGGAGCTGTGTTACAGTCTATTATCAAAAAATAA
- a CDS encoding purine-cytosine permease family protein, translated as MIDTTDISELEKIHEEQLPVPKHKLHNWTHFAGLYAAEHVAATEFVIGATFVALGAKTADILLGLLIGNILAVLSWTLITSPIAVDTRLSLYAYLNKIAGDSMSKLYDWVNVIIFTVISAAMVTVSATAVRFLFGIPAQLNWYPTNVWFILVVIIVGMVVVAVAIYGFNAVTEFSGICAPWLFTMFLSGACVLLPALALDVLGKPLPTSWSEFISMGDQSIWTGINSEGEAGIGLVEVMGFAWAANTITHFGLIDMALLRFAKKKIYGLATSTGMMFGHYIAWISAGIMGAGAAVIVGKTIVELDPGDVAYYALGWSGFVIVIVAGWTTAITNLYRAGLAAQSIFTSLSRRKTTLFVGIAMVIIGCFPFVFSQILPLLTYAGLLVVPVGAIVFAEHQIFPRIGYTRYWRSYNQLAGSAPAIISWGAGLALGFGLNVLGIMSFYYLFIPTWLFTVLLYTFLAGQYGAKEKYPEAEAKEIEKNEKIEQFQQYKARQESHPIKDKSVLSKILNAVAIVALLLTLILAGNVLFGSSDMRSYEVKRETFYFFGFICTVVYFATAYWAMKRGKSLKV; from the coding sequence ATGATCGATACTACTGATATCTCTGAACTTGAAAAAATACACGAAGAGCAGCTGCCGGTACCCAAACATAAACTACACAATTGGACACATTTTGCAGGACTATATGCGGCAGAGCACGTAGCGGCCACTGAGTTTGTCATTGGAGCTACTTTTGTGGCTTTGGGAGCCAAAACCGCGGATATTCTTTTGGGGTTGCTCATCGGTAATATCCTTGCCGTCCTGAGTTGGACCCTGATTACTTCTCCCATTGCGGTGGATACCCGCCTCAGTCTTTATGCATACCTCAACAAGATCGCTGGCGACTCCATGTCTAAACTGTATGACTGGGTAAATGTGATTATTTTTACGGTGATTTCAGCCGCTATGGTCACTGTTTCGGCAACGGCCGTTCGGTTTTTATTTGGTATTCCTGCTCAGTTGAACTGGTACCCCACAAATGTATGGTTCATATTGGTGGTGATTATTGTTGGTATGGTAGTGGTTGCGGTAGCCATTTACGGTTTTAATGCGGTGACAGAATTCTCAGGAATTTGTGCTCCCTGGCTATTCACCATGTTTCTCAGTGGGGCATGTGTATTATTGCCTGCCTTAGCATTGGACGTGTTGGGAAAACCCCTGCCCACTTCATGGTCGGAGTTTATCAGTATGGGGGATCAATCCATTTGGACCGGCATCAATAGTGAAGGAGAAGCGGGCATCGGCTTAGTGGAGGTGATGGGCTTTGCCTGGGCAGCCAATACTATTACCCATTTTGGCCTCATAGACATGGCCCTGCTTCGTTTTGCCAAGAAAAAGATCTACGGATTAGCTACCAGTACCGGAATGATGTTTGGACACTACATTGCCTGGATCTCCGCTGGAATCATGGGTGCCGGAGCAGCAGTAATAGTAGGCAAAACAATAGTTGAACTTGATCCGGGAGATGTGGCTTATTATGCCCTGGGATGGTCTGGTTTTGTGATTGTCATTGTAGCAGGCTGGACCACTGCTATCACCAATTTATATCGTGCTGGCCTGGCCGCACAATCTATATTTACTAGCTTGTCCCGAAGGAAGACTACCTTGTTTGTTGGTATAGCAATGGTCATCATCGGATGCTTCCCTTTCGTTTTCTCCCAAATACTACCTCTGCTCACCTATGCCGGCCTCCTGGTAGTACCCGTTGGTGCCATTGTCTTTGCTGAACATCAGATATTTCCAAGAATCGGCTATACCCGATACTGGCGTTCCTATAACCAGCTAGCAGGTAGCGCTCCCGCTATCATATCTTGGGGGGCCGGACTGGCACTGGGCTTTGGATTGAATGTGTTAGGCATCATGTCCTTTTATTACCTGTTCATCCCAACCTGGTTATTTACTGTTCTCCTATATACTTTCTTAGCCGGACAGTATGGTGCAAAAGAAAAATACCCGGAGGCGGAAGCAAAAGAGATTGAAAAAAATGAGAAAATTGAACAATTTCAGCAATACAAAGCACGTCAGGAAAGTCACCCGATAAAAGATAAGTCGGTTTTGTCCAAAATCCTGAATGCGGTAGCTATTGTTGCACTACTGCTTACGCTCATCTTGGCCGGAAACGTACTGTTTGGAAGCTCGGATATGCGTTCCTATGAAGTAAAAAGAGAGACTTTCTATTTCTTTGGATTCATTTGCACTGTCGTGTATTTCGCAACCGCTTACTGGGCGATGAAGCGTGGAAAATCATTGAAGGTGTAG
- a CDS encoding mannitol dehydrogenase family protein → MKTIQLNQKNLKYISEQIQCPSYNREQVRCGIVHIGVGGFHRSHEAFYTDELLEKFHAREWGICGIGLREADRKIAEVFERQDCLYTLISKSPKGDTESRVIGSINEFILAVDQPRQAIQKMAHVDTKIVSLTITEGGYNTKASGKFDFNNADVQHDLKHPENPKTVFGFLAAALKKRQEDQLPAFTLMSCDNVEHNGDVAKYVLLAFVEKQDPELAGWIKENVCFPNSMVDRITPVTTQQDIDYLSDSYGVKDEWPVTCEPFIQWVIEDTFSNGRPAFEMVGVHFVPDVTPYEKMKLRLLNAGHSVLGLPGAIYGHPTINACMDDTVFASFMRKFMDEEATPVLDPVAGIDLKKYKNTLEERFSNPNIKDSVARICSESSAKLPKFLIPTLQENIQNGGSIRYATLVLAAWCYYSDRQVNRNNEPLEIMDAMQEQLHEAARGTSQDVLSFLRLDEIFGDLIDKQSFTKLYTKLVKQIYDEPDISKHMVSMMNDDIPQKTQN, encoded by the coding sequence ATGAAAACCATTCAACTGAATCAAAAAAATCTTAAGTATATTTCAGAACAGATCCAATGTCCTAGCTATAATCGAGAGCAAGTGCGTTGCGGGATTGTCCACATTGGAGTGGGAGGGTTTCACCGCTCGCATGAAGCCTTCTATACCGATGAACTGCTGGAGAAATTTCATGCCCGGGAATGGGGCATTTGTGGCATTGGTTTACGCGAGGCTGACCGAAAGATAGCTGAGGTTTTTGAGCGGCAGGACTGTCTGTACACCCTCATAAGTAAATCCCCGAAGGGAGACACTGAGAGCCGGGTTATCGGGTCTATTAACGAGTTTATTCTGGCTGTGGATCAACCCCGGCAGGCCATACAGAAAATGGCGCACGTTGACACAAAAATTGTTTCTTTAACAATAACTGAAGGAGGATATAACACCAAGGCTTCGGGCAAATTTGATTTCAATAATGCAGACGTTCAACACGATCTGAAGCATCCCGAAAATCCCAAAACCGTATTCGGATTTCTTGCTGCAGCTTTGAAAAAACGTCAGGAGGATCAGCTCCCTGCTTTTACCCTCATGTCCTGCGACAATGTCGAGCACAACGGAGATGTGGCGAAGTATGTTTTGCTGGCGTTTGTCGAAAAACAGGATCCGGAGCTGGCCGGCTGGATTAAAGAGAATGTCTGTTTTCCCAATTCCATGGTAGACCGAATTACCCCGGTCACTACACAACAGGATATTGACTATTTAAGCGATTCATATGGGGTGAAAGATGAATGGCCGGTCACCTGCGAACCCTTTATCCAGTGGGTCATAGAGGACACTTTTTCCAACGGGCGACCCGCTTTTGAAATGGTAGGGGTTCATTTTGTACCTGACGTCACTCCTTATGAAAAAATGAAGCTGAGGTTGCTAAATGCAGGACATTCAGTACTGGGGCTTCCCGGGGCGATTTATGGTCACCCTACCATCAATGCTTGTATGGACGACACTGTTTTTGCCTCTTTCATGCGAAAATTTATGGATGAGGAAGCTACACCGGTGCTGGATCCTGTGGCAGGTATTGACTTAAAAAAGTATAAAAATACATTGGAGGAGCGCTTCTCCAACCCTAATATTAAAGACAGTGTAGCACGTATTTGCTCAGAAAGCTCGGCCAAACTCCCGAAGTTTCTCATTCCTACCCTTCAGGAGAATATACAAAATGGAGGAAGCATCCGCTATGCTACCCTGGTACTTGCTGCGTGGTGTTACTACAGCGACCGGCAGGTCAACCGAAACAATGAGCCGCTGGAGATTATGGATGCAATGCAAGAGCAGCTTCATGAAGCAGCCCGAGGCACAAGCCAGGATGTGTTGAGTTTTTTGAGATTGGATGAAATCTTTGGAGACCTGATTGATAAGCAGTCGTTTACCAAATTGTACACGAAATTGGTAAAGCAAATTTACGATGAGCCTGATATTTCCAAACACATGGTATCTATGATGAATGATGATATACCACAAAAAACTCAAAATTAA
- a CDS encoding ABC transporter ATP-binding protein: MIKVNNLSFTYPGSTKAVLKELNFEISQGEIFGFLGPSGAGKSTTQKILYKILHGFEGEVLIEDKPVNQWGKEYQERIGVGFELPNHYLKLSGKENLELFATFYKKEKLLPIPDLFTMVDLADSMDKKVEAYSKGMKVRLNFIRAIMHSPDILFFDEPTAGLDPVNAYKIKAHILKMREEGKTIFITTHNMSTADELCDRVAFIVDGQLRVTEKPSVLKHQHGKNVVKVERKDARTAEFPMEQLGANESFLSFIRQDELLRINTLEATLEEVFIQVTGKALKA; the protein is encoded by the coding sequence ATGATTAAAGTCAACAACCTTTCATTTACTTATCCCGGCAGTACTAAAGCAGTATTGAAAGAGCTGAATTTTGAGATCAGTCAGGGAGAGATATTCGGTTTCCTGGGACCATCGGGAGCCGGAAAAAGTACCACACAAAAGATCCTCTACAAGATACTGCATGGTTTTGAAGGAGAAGTACTGATAGAGGACAAGCCCGTAAACCAATGGGGCAAAGAGTATCAGGAACGCATAGGTGTGGGCTTTGAGTTGCCCAACCATTACCTCAAGCTCAGCGGAAAGGAAAACCTGGAGCTGTTTGCCACTTTCTACAAGAAGGAAAAACTACTGCCTATTCCTGATTTATTTACGATGGTAGATCTGGCGGACAGCATGGACAAAAAAGTGGAAGCTTACTCTAAAGGGATGAAGGTGCGCCTCAACTTTATCCGGGCTATCATGCATAGTCCGGATATTCTTTTTTTTGACGAACCTACGGCCGGCCTGGACCCCGTTAATGCGTATAAAATCAAAGCGCACATCCTGAAAATGAGAGAGGAAGGGAAGACCATTTTTATCACCACCCACAACATGAGTACTGCCGATGAACTCTGCGACCGGGTAGCTTTTATCGTAGACGGACAATTACGGGTAACCGAAAAACCTTCCGTACTGAAGCATCAGCATGGCAAAAATGTAGTAAAGGTAGAGCGAAAGGATGCGCGGACAGCAGAGTTTCCTATGGAGCAGCTAGGGGCGAATGAATCCTTTTTAAGCTTTATCAGGCAGGATGAATTACTAAGAATCAATACCCTGGAGGCTACCCTGGAGGAAGTGTTTATTCAGGTTACCGGAAAAGCACTAAAGGCATGA
- a CDS encoding zinc-binding alcohol dehydrogenase family protein, with protein sequence MKAIGIKTSLPIEEAENFIAFEAPKPNPEGHDLLVKVKAIAVNPVDYKVRKNSAVDKTLDPPKILGWDAVGVVEAVGDKVSLFEVGEEVYYAGVITRSGSNAEYQCVDERIVGKKPSALSYAEAAALPLTSLTAWEAIFDRLHIQRQKGKDQTILIIGGAGGVGSIAIQMLKQMTQLKVIATASRDETRDWCLRFGADEVADHHKLVESVRASGIQNVDYILNFADTDGHWHAMAELIKPQGRICSIVENKEELDMRAIRSKSISFSWELMFTRPMFQTEDMVEQHHILNSVADLMDQEILKTTLNKTMNGLTVENLKEAHRILESGKAIGKIVILVDEEY encoded by the coding sequence ATGAAAGCCATTGGCATCAAAACCTCCTTACCCATTGAAGAAGCAGAAAACTTTATTGCGTTTGAAGCCCCCAAACCCAACCCTGAAGGCCATGATCTGCTGGTAAAAGTCAAAGCCATTGCTGTAAATCCGGTAGATTATAAAGTGCGAAAAAACAGCGCTGTAGATAAGACCTTAGACCCACCCAAGATACTGGGTTGGGATGCCGTAGGTGTGGTAGAAGCCGTAGGCGATAAGGTAAGCCTGTTTGAAGTCGGAGAAGAAGTGTATTATGCAGGAGTGATCACCCGCTCGGGTAGCAATGCGGAGTACCAATGTGTGGATGAACGCATAGTCGGAAAAAAGCCCAGCGCACTAAGCTATGCCGAAGCAGCAGCTTTGCCTTTGACTTCACTTACCGCCTGGGAAGCCATCTTCGATCGCCTGCATATCCAGCGACAAAAGGGCAAAGACCAGACTATTCTGATCATTGGTGGGGCTGGTGGAGTGGGTTCTATCGCCATACAGATGCTGAAGCAGATGACCCAACTCAAAGTAATTGCTACCGCATCACGTGATGAAACCAGAGATTGGTGCCTTCGGTTTGGAGCCGATGAGGTCGCCGATCATCATAAGCTTGTGGAGTCTGTACGGGCTAGCGGCATTCAAAACGTAGATTACATCCTTAACTTCGCTGACACCGACGGACACTGGCATGCTATGGCCGAGCTGATCAAGCCGCAGGGACGCATCTGTTCCATCGTAGAAAATAAGGAAGAACTGGATATGCGGGCGATTCGATCCAAAAGTATCTCCTTCTCCTGGGAGTTGATGTTTACCCGCCCCATGTTCCAGACAGAAGATATGGTAGAGCAGCATCATATCCTCAATTCTGTAGCGGACCTGATGGATCAGGAAATTCTGAAAACCACACTCAACAAAACCATGAACGGCCTCACAGTAGAAAATCTCAAAGAAGCACACCGTATCCTGGAATCCGGCAAAGCTATCGGAAAGATTGTGATCCTGGTGGATGAAGAGTATTAA
- a CDS encoding formylglycine-generating enzyme family protein, whose amino-acid sequence MNITKFPILFAILLFAVSCNQDSQTTTTEEQTKTTSSTSSDPAKPMPGEQPEGMVWIPGGKFTMGSEDESATRVEGPEYLVEVSGFWMDTHEVTNAEFRAFVEATGYQTIAERPVDWEELKKQLPPGTPRPPEEALQPGSLVFAPPHQAVPLDDYSRWWSWQTGADWQHPHGPGSSIEGKDNYPVVHIAYEDAQAYAEWAGKRLPTEAEWEYAARGGNGNEAFAWGDELMPNGRYLANFFQGNFPYNNSGQDGFAGAAPIKSFKPNGYGLYDMIGNVWEWSSDWYRPDTHARNQLAGMAACKNPTGPESSYDPTEPYAEKRVIKGGSFLCSEQYCSNYRPSARMATSIDSGQEHLGFRCVKDANAQM is encoded by the coding sequence ATGAATATCACAAAATTCCCTATCCTATTCGCGATTTTATTGTTTGCAGTTTCCTGCAATCAGGACTCTCAAACTACTACGACAGAAGAACAAACTAAAACGACTTCCAGCACTTCCTCTGACCCAGCTAAGCCCATGCCCGGCGAACAGCCTGAAGGCATGGTGTGGATACCAGGAGGTAAATTTACGATGGGTAGTGAAGATGAATCTGCTACCCGTGTGGAAGGTCCTGAATACCTGGTAGAAGTTTCGGGATTCTGGATGGATACGCATGAAGTGACCAATGCAGAGTTTAGAGCGTTTGTGGAAGCTACCGGCTACCAGACGATTGCGGAACGCCCGGTAGACTGGGAAGAACTGAAGAAACAGCTTCCTCCCGGAACGCCCCGTCCTCCAGAAGAAGCCTTGCAACCGGGCTCGCTGGTATTTGCTCCTCCTCATCAGGCGGTTCCTTTAGATGATTACTCCCGCTGGTGGAGCTGGCAGACCGGTGCCGACTGGCAGCACCCTCATGGACCAGGAAGCAGTATTGAGGGCAAAGACAACTATCCGGTAGTGCATATCGCTTACGAAGACGCCCAGGCTTACGCTGAGTGGGCAGGCAAGCGCCTACCTACTGAGGCGGAATGGGAATATGCTGCCCGGGGGGGGAATGGCAATGAAGCTTTTGCCTGGGGAGACGAACTGATGCCCAATGGCAGATACCTGGCTAACTTTTTTCAGGGAAATTTCCCTTACAACAACAGCGGACAGGATGGGTTTGCTGGTGCTGCACCTATCAAAAGTTTCAAGCCTAATGGCTATGGACTTTATGATATGATCGGCAATGTGTGGGAGTGGAGCTCCGACTGGTATCGCCCGGATACACATGCCCGTAACCAACTGGCAGGAATGGCCGCTTGTAAAAACCCGACAGGTCCGGAATCCAGTTATGACCCCACTGAGCCATATGCTGAAAAGCGGGTGATCAAAGGAGGCTCTTTCTTATGTAGTGAGCAGTATTGCAGTAACTATCGCCCCAGTGCCCGTATGGCTACCTCTATAGACTCAGGCCAGGAGCATTTGGGCTTTCGCTGTGTCAAAGATGCTAATGCGCAGATGTAA